The genomic stretch GTCAGCAAGGTGGGCGGGCCGCTGTGCCACTGCATGGGATCGTCTTCGTCGACGCAGTAGTCGCCGTCCACGATGCGGTTTCTCAGGTGGGTATCGATGCCGGGGCGCTTCCCGTCGATTCGTCCCGTTCCCTTCGTGCCGAACAGGTAGGCCAGGTTCGGTCCACCGGCGCCATGAGAGGCGATGCCGTTGCGCCCGGCGGACAGGGTGGCCACCCGGCCGGACCGGTCCACAAGGCTCAGCGTGCCGAAGTCGTCCGCGCCATGGGCGGCATGTTCGGGGAAGAAGTGGGCGCCGCCCTGGCCGTATACCTCGACGATGGGGTCGAAGCACTGCTGTACCAGGGCAACGGCATAGGCGCCGACCGTCAGCAGTTCGCGTTTGATGTCCGGAAATTTCCACCTGCCCGGCGGCAGGAAACCGGGTTTTCGCTGCGCATTCGAAATGGACCGCGGGATCCCCTTGCCGAAGAGGATGTCGACGTGCATCGCCGTTAATTCACCCAGGATCCCCGCGTCGATCATCCTTTTGCTCTGGTTGACGAAATCATTGTAAACGTAACTGGGAAGGATGGTTGTGACTTTTGACCTTTCGACGGTGTCGACCACTTCGCGGCATTCCCGCATGTTGGCGCCGATGTACTTGTCGATCCACAGGTGCTTGCCGGTCCGAGCGGCCAGTCTGGCAATTTCGGCACGGCGCTCGATCTCGTGACCGATGCTCACGACATCGACCTCGTCCCGCTGAACGGCCGCCTCTATCCCTTCCATAAAGGGCACGTCCAACTGCTCGGCCCAGGTCCGGTTCAGCGGCTTGAGATAGGGGTCGATGTCCGCGTCGTCGGCCACCCCGACGATGCGGATCCGGGGATGGTCCACGAAGGCGGGGACGAAACTGCTCTGGTGGCTGTGCTTGCTGAAACTGACCAGCAGCACGCCGTAGACGCGGTCGGCCATGACGACACCATTTCATTCATGATGTATGCGTGGATGTTTGCGAGCATTCAAGATAAGCCGGGCCATCACGAGTGACAACCAAAACAGGACTCGAACAGCGCGGTCGGTTTTGAACGGCGCGGTCGGAATCGAACAGCACGGTCTGTGGTCTTTGGTCTTGTTTATCACGCGAAGCACAGTAGATTAACCCACATCCCGTTTCCGTGCTTTTAGTACCACATCCTCACCACGTCATCAGCGAGAGAGGTACGCCATGGACGCCGTCCTGCGCGCGATATCCGATTTCATGTGGGGGCCCTGGACGATCGGCGTGCTCGCCGTCCTGGGTCTCATGCTCACCGTGGCCAGCAGGGGGGTCCAGTTCCGGAAGTTCGGCACGGCGGTCGGCCTGGTCATGCGCGGCGCCCTGCGCAGGGACAAGGGCGAGCAGGAATCGGGCGACATCTCGCCCTTCCAGGCGCTGACCACGGCCATGGCGGCCACCATCGGCAACGGC from Gemmatimonadota bacterium encodes the following:
- a CDS encoding Gfo/Idh/MocA family oxidoreductase, producing the protein MADRVYGVLLVSFSKHSHQSSFVPAFVDHPRIRIVGVADDADIDPYLKPLNRTWAEQLDVPFMEGIEAAVQRDEVDVVSIGHEIERRAEIARLAARTGKHLWIDKYIGANMRECREVVDTVERSKVTTILPSYVYNDFVNQSKRMIDAGILGELTAMHVDILFGKGIPRSISNAQRKPGFLPPGRWKFPDIKRELLTVGAYAVALVQQCFDPIVEVYGQGGAHFFPEHAAHGADDFGTLSLVDRSGRVATLSAGRNGIASHGAGGPNLAYLFGTKGTGRIDGKRPGIDTHLRNRIVDGDYCVDEDDPMQWHSGPPTLLTSTGTEFTRAALDDLVHALDTGSRPRFTVRDARDHMEVLLAGYESIVRNRPVRLPLCGGEAA